From Lysobacter auxotrophicus, the proteins below share one genomic window:
- the mutL gene encoding DNA mismatch repair endonuclease MutL, whose product MTIRQLPDTLINQIAAGEVIERPASVVKELVENALDAGARRIDIDLEEGGVRLIRIRDDGKGIDPDQLPLAVSRHATSKIASLDDLEGVATLGFRGEALPSIASVSRFALTSRRDGSDRAATLEIDGGRLGEVMPKSHPQGTTVEVRDLFFNVPARRKFLKAERTELGHIEEWLRQLALARPDVELRVSHNGKPSRRWKGEGDLLSEVRLHEALGEEFARNALRIEHEGAGLRLHGWIAQPAYNRASADQQYLYVNGRAVRDRSIAHAIKQAYADVLFHGRQPAYVLFLELDPRRVDVNVHPAKHEVRFRDARLIHDFVYRTLQNALAETRAGTVAGVPGMPANDAPVATPFGGYGAAAAPAYTYLDRASQSPLPMQVAETRAGYAALYGNGAATAVAPSFAQNAQPATLPHSDNATLPPLGYAIAQLHGIYILAESAEGLIVVDMHAAHERIGYEKLKNAHDGEGLRTQPLLVPATLAVSEREAEVAEREAQTLAELGFEVTRSGPQSLALRSVPALLAHGDVEALLRDVLADLREHGESLRVAAARDELLATMACHGAVRANRRLTLPEMNALLREMEITERSGQCNHGRPTWARFTLPDIDRWFLRGR is encoded by the coding sequence GTGACGATCCGCCAGCTCCCCGACACCCTCATCAATCAGATCGCCGCCGGCGAGGTCATCGAGCGTCCCGCTTCGGTGGTCAAGGAGCTGGTCGAGAACGCGCTCGATGCCGGCGCGCGGCGCATCGACATCGACCTGGAGGAAGGCGGCGTCCGCCTCATCCGCATCCGCGACGACGGCAAGGGCATCGACCCCGACCAGTTGCCGCTCGCCGTGTCGCGCCACGCGACCAGCAAGATCGCCTCGCTCGACGACCTGGAAGGCGTGGCCACGCTCGGTTTCCGCGGTGAGGCGCTGCCTTCGATCGCCTCCGTCAGCCGCTTCGCGCTCACCTCGCGCCGCGACGGCAGCGACCGCGCGGCGACGCTGGAAATCGACGGCGGTCGCCTCGGGGAGGTGATGCCGAAGTCGCACCCGCAAGGCACGACGGTCGAGGTTCGCGACCTGTTCTTCAACGTGCCGGCGCGCCGGAAGTTCCTGAAGGCCGAACGCACCGAGCTGGGCCACATCGAGGAATGGCTGCGCCAGCTCGCGCTCGCGCGTCCGGACGTCGAACTGCGCGTCTCGCACAACGGCAAGCCGTCGCGTCGCTGGAAAGGCGAGGGCGATCTTCTGTCCGAAGTCCGCCTGCACGAAGCGCTCGGCGAGGAATTCGCGCGCAACGCGCTGCGCATCGAACACGAAGGCGCCGGCTTGCGACTGCACGGCTGGATCGCGCAGCCGGCGTACAACCGCGCCAGTGCCGACCAGCAGTACCTCTACGTCAACGGGCGCGCCGTGCGCGATCGCAGCATCGCGCACGCGATCAAGCAGGCGTATGCCGACGTGCTGTTCCACGGGCGGCAACCGGCGTACGTGCTGTTCCTGGAACTCGATCCGCGCCGCGTCGACGTCAACGTGCATCCGGCCAAGCACGAAGTGCGCTTCCGCGATGCGCGCCTGATCCACGATTTCGTGTACCGCACGTTGCAGAACGCATTGGCCGAAACGCGCGCCGGTACGGTCGCGGGCGTGCCCGGCATGCCGGCGAACGATGCGCCGGTCGCGACGCCATTCGGCGGATACGGGGCTGCGGCCGCACCCGCGTACACCTACCTCGACCGCGCCTCGCAATCGCCGCTGCCGATGCAGGTGGCGGAGACGCGCGCGGGCTACGCGGCGCTGTACGGCAACGGTGCCGCGACGGCTGTCGCGCCGTCGTTCGCGCAGAATGCGCAACCAGCCACCTTGCCGCACAGCGACAACGCCACGCTCCCGCCGCTGGGTTATGCGATCGCGCAGCTGCACGGCATCTACATCCTGGCCGAGAGCGCCGAGGGCCTGATCGTCGTCGACATGCACGCCGCGCACGAGCGCATCGGCTACGAGAAACTCAAGAACGCGCACGACGGCGAAGGCCTGCGCACGCAGCCGCTGCTCGTGCCGGCGACGCTCGCCGTGTCCGAACGCGAGGCCGAAGTCGCCGAACGCGAAGCGCAGACGCTGGCCGAACTGGGGTTCGAAGTGACCCGCAGCGGGCCGCAGTCGCTGGCCTTGCGCTCGGTGCCCGCGCTGCTCGCGCATGGCGACGTCGAAGCGCTGCTGCGCGACGTGCTGGCCGATCTACGCGAGCATGGCGAGTCGCTGCGCGTGGCCGCCGCGCGCGACGAACTGCTCGCCACCATGGCCTGCCACGGCGCGGTTCGCGCCAACCGGCGTCTCACTCTGCCCGAGATGAACGCCCTGCTGCGCGAAATGGAAATCACCGAACGCTCCGGCCAGTGCAATCATGGCCGTCCCACTTGGGCGCGTTTCACGCTGCCCGACATCGACCGCTGGTTCCTGCGAGGACGTTAA
- a CDS encoding DUF1684 domain-containing protein, translating to MMLGAITACGPKPDDATTAEQSKAARVAFQQELDVTRQLRITELTKPDGWTSLVGLHWIDPGSHYIGSSAGNGIKLAVGPAHLGMVDLSQNRVRFVPEKGAAITLDGQPFTSEAILRADDAPTGPSVIAFDEGKGQATVIKRGDRYLLRVKHADAPTRTGFRGIEYWPTTADWRVEGRFVPHPAGKTLEIANIIGTTDAVPNPGAIEFERDGKTFRIEALDEGAETLFLVFADRTSGHGSYPAGRFLDVAKPGVGGTVVLDFNQSRNPPCAFTPFATCPLPPPENRLDVAIQAGEKTYAHSAN from the coding sequence ATGATGCTGGGTGCGATCACTGCCTGCGGGCCCAAGCCGGACGACGCCACTACGGCCGAGCAGTCGAAGGCGGCGCGCGTGGCGTTCCAGCAGGAGCTCGACGTGACGCGCCAGCTGCGCATCACCGAACTCACCAAGCCCGACGGCTGGACCAGCCTGGTCGGGTTGCACTGGATCGACCCGGGCTCGCATTACATCGGCTCGTCCGCGGGTAACGGCATCAAGCTCGCGGTCGGCCCGGCGCACCTGGGCATGGTCGACCTCAGCCAGAACCGTGTGCGTTTCGTTCCCGAGAAGGGCGCGGCGATCACGCTCGACGGCCAGCCGTTCACCAGCGAAGCCATCCTGCGCGCCGACGACGCACCGACCGGCCCGAGCGTCATCGCCTTCGATGAAGGCAAGGGCCAGGCAACGGTGATCAAGCGCGGCGACCGCTACCTGCTGCGCGTGAAGCACGCCGACGCGCCGACGCGCACGGGCTTCCGCGGCATCGAGTACTGGCCCACCACCGCCGACTGGCGCGTGGAGGGCCGCTTCGTGCCGCATCCGGCGGGCAAGACGCTGGAGATCGCGAACATCATCGGCACCACCGATGCGGTGCCGAACCCGGGCGCGATCGAGTTCGAACGCGACGGCAAGACCTTCCGCATCGAAGCGCTGGACGAAGGCGCCGAGACGCTGTTCCTGGTGTTCGCCGATCGCACCAGCGGCCATGGCAGCTATCCGGCGGGGCGCTTCCTCGATGTCGCCAAGCCGGGCGTCGGCGGCACCGTCGTGCTCGATTTCAACCAGTCGCGCAACCCGCCGTGCGCGTTCACGCCGTTCGCGACCTGCCCGCTGCCGCCGCCGGAAAACCGGCTGGACGTGGCGATCCAGGCCGGCGAAAAGACCTACGCCCACTCCGCCAACTGA
- the metG gene encoding methionine--tRNA ligase, translated as MSREFVVSCALPYANGQLHLGHLVGYTQADIWCRAQRMSGHKAWYVCADDTHGTPIMLAAEKAGQTPEAFIAGIQRDHERDFADFGVAFDHYDSTNSERNRVLTEAIYAKLDNNGHIGRRSVEQLYDPVKGMFLPDRYVKGICPNCGTPDQYGDNCENCGATYSPTELKEPRSVVSGATPELRESEHFFFEVGQFEGFLREWLAGDVALPGVKAKLQEWLDAEGGLRAWDISRDAPYFGFQIPGHPGKYLYVWIDAPIGYLSSFQALCEREGLDFWSYLRRDSTAELHHFIGKDIVNFHGLFWPAMLHGAGFRAPTRLHVNGYLTVDGAKMSKSRGTFVMARTYLDVGLEPEALRYYYATKTTGGVDDLDLNLTDFVARVNADLVGKFVNLASRCAGFIEKRFDGRLADALPDAAQYARFVEQLAPIAQAYERNEAATALRLTMALADEANKYIDEHKPWVLAKQDGMEAQLQAVCTQGLNLFRVLNTALKPVLPRVTAQAEAFLAAPVAHWGDVSAPLVAHRINAYTPLFTRIDPKQIQTMIDASKDSLAPKADAQPDTAAKAEPKAAAAPAPAATAPAATAAAPTIGIDDFAKLDLRVGKVVACEFVEGSDKLLRFELDAGDLGTRQIFSGIRGSYGEPEKLVGRSVVFIANLAPRKMRFGISEGMILSAGFDGGSLHLLDADAGVQPGAPVR; from the coding sequence ATGTCCCGCGAGTTCGTCGTTTCCTGCGCCCTGCCCTACGCCAACGGGCAACTGCACCTGGGCCATCTGGTCGGCTACACCCAGGCCGACATCTGGTGCCGCGCCCAGCGCATGTCGGGCCACAAGGCCTGGTACGTGTGCGCCGACGACACCCACGGCACCCCGATCATGCTCGCGGCAGAAAAGGCCGGGCAGACGCCGGAAGCCTTCATCGCCGGCATCCAGCGCGACCACGAACGCGATTTCGCCGACTTCGGCGTCGCCTTCGACCATTACGATTCGACCAACTCCGAGCGTAACCGCGTCCTGACCGAGGCGATCTACGCCAAGCTCGACAACAACGGCCACATCGGCCGCCGCTCGGTGGAGCAGCTGTACGACCCGGTGAAGGGCATGTTCCTGCCCGACCGCTACGTGAAGGGCATCTGCCCCAACTGCGGCACGCCCGACCAGTACGGCGACAACTGCGAGAACTGCGGCGCGACGTATTCGCCGACGGAGCTGAAGGAACCGCGTTCGGTGGTCAGCGGCGCCACGCCGGAACTGCGCGAGTCGGAACATTTCTTCTTCGAAGTGGGCCAGTTCGAGGGCTTCCTGCGCGAATGGCTCGCCGGCGACGTCGCGCTGCCCGGCGTGAAGGCGAAGCTGCAGGAATGGCTGGATGCCGAAGGCGGCCTGCGCGCGTGGGACATCTCGCGCGATGCGCCGTATTTCGGCTTCCAGATCCCGGGGCATCCGGGCAAGTACCTGTACGTGTGGATCGACGCGCCGATCGGCTACCTGTCGAGCTTCCAGGCGCTGTGCGAGCGCGAAGGCCTGGACTTCTGGTCCTACCTGCGACGCGACAGCACCGCCGAACTCCACCATTTCATCGGCAAGGACATCGTCAACTTCCACGGCCTGTTCTGGCCCGCGATGCTGCACGGCGCCGGTTTCCGCGCGCCCACGCGCCTGCACGTCAACGGTTACCTGACCGTCGATGGCGCCAAGATGTCCAAGTCGCGCGGCACGTTCGTCATGGCGCGCACGTACCTCGATGTCGGCCTGGAGCCCGAGGCGCTGCGTTACTACTACGCGACCAAGACCACCGGCGGCGTCGACGACCTCGACCTCAACCTCACCGACTTCGTCGCGCGCGTGAATGCCGACCTGGTCGGCAAGTTCGTGAACCTCGCCAGCCGCTGCGCCGGCTTCATCGAAAAGCGCTTCGACGGCCGCCTTGCCGATGCGCTGCCCGACGCCGCGCAGTACGCGCGCTTCGTCGAACAGCTCGCGCCGATCGCCCAGGCCTATGAACGCAACGAGGCCGCCACCGCATTGCGCCTGACCATGGCGCTGGCCGATGAAGCCAACAAGTACATCGACGAACACAAGCCGTGGGTGCTGGCCAAGCAGGACGGCATGGAAGCGCAGCTGCAGGCCGTGTGCACCCAGGGACTGAACCTGTTCCGCGTGCTCAACACGGCGCTCAAGCCGGTGCTGCCGCGCGTGACCGCGCAGGCCGAGGCGTTCCTCGCCGCGCCGGTCGCCCACTGGGGCGACGTGTCCGCGCCGCTGGTCGCGCATCGCATCAACGCCTACACCCCGCTTTTCACCCGTATCGACCCGAAGCAGATCCAGACCATGATCGACGCCTCCAAGGATTCGCTGGCCCCGAAGGCCGACGCCCAGCCCGACACCGCCGCCAAGGCCGAACCGAAGGCCGCTGCTGCGCCCGCGCCTGCTGCAACCGCGCCTGCCGCGACCGCCGCCGCGCCGACGATCGGCATCGACGACTTCGCCAAGCTCGACCTGCGTGTCGGCAAGGTGGTCGCATGCGAGTTCGTCGAAGGCTCCGACAAACTGCTGCGCTTCGAGCTCGACGCGGGCGACCTGGGCACGCGCCAGATCTTTTCCGGCATCCGCGGTTCCTACGGCGAGCCGGAAAAACTCGTCGGCCGCAGCGTCGTGTTCATCGCCAACCTCGCCCCGCGCAAGATGCGTTTCGGCATCAGCGAGGGAATGATCCTGTCGGCCGGTTTCGACGGCGGCTCGCTGCACCTGCTCGACGCCGACGCCGGCGTGCAGCCGGGCGCGCCGGTGCGCTGA
- a CDS encoding DUF2147 domain-containing protein, whose product MRTKLLALLLLALPLGAVAQNASTQASPVGHWTTIDDKTQKPKSVVEIYEAKDGSLAGRVTEILQSDRGPNPVCDKCSGDRKGKPVKGMVILWGIKQKGETWEGGQILDPASGKVYSVKVTPVESGRKLEVRGFMGFSLLGRTQTWNRR is encoded by the coding sequence ATGCGCACCAAGTTGCTCGCTCTTCTGTTGCTGGCCCTGCCGCTGGGCGCCGTCGCCCAGAACGCGTCCACGCAGGCCTCGCCGGTCGGCCACTGGACGACCATCGACGACAAGACGCAGAAGCCCAAGTCCGTGGTGGAGATCTACGAAGCCAAGGACGGCAGCCTCGCCGGCCGCGTGACCGAGATCCTGCAGTCCGACCGCGGTCCGAACCCGGTCTGCGACAAGTGCTCCGGCGACCGCAAGGGCAAGCCGGTCAAGGGCATGGTGATCCTGTGGGGCATCAAGCAGAAGGGCGAGACGTGGGAAGGCGGCCAGATCCTGGATCCGGCCAGCGGCAAGGTCTATTCGGTGAAGGTCACCCCGGTGGAAAGCGGCCGCAAGCTGGAAGTCCGCGGCTTCATGGGCTTTTCGCTGCTGGGCCGGACGCAGACCTGGAACCGTCGCTGA
- the rnfB gene encoding Rnf electron transport complex subunit RnfB: MDLTERLDRLLPQTQCGQCGYAGCRPYAEAMARGEADVDHCPPGGDEGARALARLLDVPAKPFDRTRGEHKPPQVALIVEADCIGCTKCIQACPVDAIVGGNKHMHTVIDPLCTGCELCVPACPVDCIVLVAA; this comes from the coding sequence ATGGATCTGACCGAACGCCTCGATCGCCTGCTCCCGCAAACCCAGTGCGGGCAGTGCGGTTACGCCGGTTGCCGTCCGTATGCGGAGGCGATGGCGCGCGGTGAAGCCGACGTAGACCACTGCCCGCCCGGCGGCGACGAAGGCGCGCGCGCGCTCGCGCGCCTGCTGGACGTTCCGGCGAAACCGTTCGATCGAACGCGCGGCGAACACAAGCCGCCGCAGGTCGCGTTGATCGTCGAGGCCGACTGCATCGGCTGCACCAAGTGCATCCAGGCGTGCCCCGTGGACGCGATCGTCGGCGGCAACAAACACATGCACACCGTCATCGATCCGCTGTGCACCGGCTGCGAGCTGTGCGTCCCGGCGTGCCCGGTGGATTGCATCGTGCTGGTGGCGGCGTAG
- a CDS encoding TraB/GumN family protein, translating to MRRRLKLLCLSLAAAVGLMSVALAVEQARSPAQPATPAQPASAAPVTSKPPPVPLLWKVSDRDNAVYLLGSFHLLKADDYPVSGDIDQAFASADRIVFEVPPEQMLDPAMAQKFLAAAGYADGRTLSQVLPATLREKFNRILAQRGASIAQFDAYEPWFVNLSLMLGVSQQMGFRPDRGLDQVLMQQAIASRKATGGLESIDLQLGVLDSTPMDEQVKSLREFLDKPTEMPGMLSELHNAWRDGDVAKLDTLTREEMRDKTPQTYRIVNVERNDAWVPQIQQMLDGQKKGDTMVVVGALHLLGEDGVVEKLRAKGYTVERVCSACAPETAPASSAGEALQAVPAK from the coding sequence ATGCGTCGCCGCCTCAAGCTGTTGTGCCTTTCGCTCGCCGCCGCCGTCGGCCTGATGTCGGTGGCGCTCGCCGTCGAGCAGGCGCGCTCGCCGGCCCAACCGGCGACGCCGGCCCAGCCCGCGAGCGCCGCGCCGGTGACAAGCAAGCCGCCGCCGGTGCCGCTGCTGTGGAAGGTGTCCGATCGCGACAACGCGGTGTACCTGCTCGGGTCGTTCCACCTGCTCAAGGCGGACGACTACCCGGTGTCCGGCGACATCGACCAGGCCTTCGCCAGCGCCGACCGCATCGTCTTCGAAGTGCCGCCGGAACAGATGCTCGATCCGGCGATGGCGCAGAAATTCCTCGCCGCGGCGGGCTACGCCGACGGCCGCACGCTGAGCCAGGTGCTGCCGGCGACGTTGCGCGAGAAGTTCAACCGCATCCTCGCGCAGCGCGGCGCGTCGATCGCGCAGTTCGACGCCTACGAGCCGTGGTTCGTGAACCTGTCGCTGATGCTCGGCGTCTCGCAGCAGATGGGCTTTCGTCCCGACCGTGGCCTCGACCAGGTACTGATGCAGCAGGCGATCGCCAGCAGGAAGGCGACCGGCGGGCTGGAGTCGATCGACCTGCAGCTGGGCGTGCTCGATTCCACGCCGATGGACGAGCAGGTGAAATCGCTCAGGGAGTTCCTCGACAAGCCGACGGAAATGCCGGGCATGTTGAGCGAACTGCACAACGCTTGGCGCGATGGCGACGTCGCGAAGCTGGACACCCTCACGCGCGAGGAGATGCGCGACAAGACGCCGCAGACGTATCGCATCGTCAACGTCGAACGCAATGACGCGTGGGTGCCGCAGATCCAGCAGATGCTCGACGGCCAGAAGAAGGGCGACACGATGGTCGTCGTCGGCGCGCTGCACCTGCTCGGCGAGGACGGCGTGGTCGAGAAGCTGCGCGCGAAAGGCTACACGGTCGAACGCGTGTGCTCGGCGTGCGCGCCGGAGACGGCGCCTGCCTCATCGGCTGGCGAAGCGTTGCAGGCCGTTCCGGCGAAGTAG